Genomic window (Pseudomonas xantholysinigenes):
TCGCCTCGCGCTACCGTTCGAGCAATATTGCCGAGATCGAAGGCAAGACCTTCGACACCGTGGTATGCGCGGGCGCGCCAGCGCAGAAATGGATCGCCAACCGTGAACCGGAGGCTGATCGGCAGACGATCGACGGGCTGATCGCCCACCTGAAAACCATCCGTTGCAAGACCTTCATCCTGATCAGCACCGTGGATGTCTTTGCCAATGCCCAGGGCGTGGATGAGGACAGCCCGGTGCAGGAACAGGGGTTGCACCCCTATGGCCTGAACCGGCGGCGGCTGGAGCGTTTCGTCGAGCAGTGGTTCCCCGAGCACCTGATCGTGCGCCTGCCGGGCCTGGTCGGCCCAGGCCTGCGCAAGAATGTCATCTATGACTTCCTCAACGACAACAACCTTTCGGCCATCGACAGCCGCGGGGTGTTCCAGTTCTACCCCATGGTCAACCTGTGGAGCGATATCCAGGTGGCCCTGGCGGCCGGCCTCAAGTGTGTTCACCTGACCGGTGCGCCGGTCAGCGTCGCCGATATTGCCAACCAAGGGTTCGCCATGCCGTTCGCCAATAGCCTGGCCAACCCGCCTGCCCGCTATGACATGCGTACCCGGCATGCCGCGCTGTTCGGGACGACCGGCGACTACCAGTACAGCGTGCGTGAAACGCTGCTGGCGGTGCGTGCCTATGCACAGTCCGAACCGCGCAAGCAGGCCACCGAGGCCAGCGCATGAGACTGTCGATTTCCAACATCGCCTGGGACGTTGCCGAGGATGAGCAGATCGCCGCGCTGCTGGCCAGCGCTGGCGTGGATGCCATCGACATCGCACCGGGCAAGTACTTCCCGCAACCGGCCCAGGCTACCGAGCAGCAAGCCTTGGCCGTGCGCGACGCATGGCGGGCACGGGGCATCGAGATAACCGGGATGCAGGCATTGCTGTTCGGCACCAGCGGCCTGAATGTGTTCGGCGACGCGGCCAGCCAGGCGGCGTTGCTCGACCATCTGGAGGCGGTCTGTCGTATCGCCGGCTGGTTGGGGGCGCCTCGACTGGTCTTTGGTTCGCCGAAAAACCGCGACCGCAGCGGCCTGGACGAACAGCAGGCGCATGCCATGGCCGAAGTGTTTTTCCGTCGTCTGGGCGATATCGCCCAGGCCCACGGCGTGATCATCTGCCTGGAGCCCAACCCAACCTGCTACGGCGCCAACTTCATGACCAATGCCGCCGAGACCGCGAGGGTGGTGCGCCTGGTCGATCACCCTGCGGTACGCATGCAGTTCGATACCGGTGCGCTGGCGATCAATGACGAAGACCCGTTCGCGGTGCTGGCCGACTGCGCCGAACTGATCGGCCATGTGCATGCCAGCGAACCGCAACTGGTACCGCTGGGCGATGGCGCAACCGACCATGCACGCATGGCCGCCGCGCTGGCTCGGTACCTGCCGGAGCAGATCGTGGCAATCGAAATGGTCGCCACTGCCGATCAGGCACACGGGCAAGCCATTGTCCGCGCGTTGGACGTCGCGACGCGGCACTACCGGGGGGCGCAGGCATGAGCGCGAAGTGGTTGATCCTGATGCTCGGCATCCTGTCCAACGCGTCGGCGAGCGTGCTGGTCAAGCTGGCCATGCTGCCGCCGCGCAAGTTCCCGTCCCTGGCCGACCCCATGGCAGCGTTGAGCAACTGGCCGTTCTGGCTGGGATTGGGGCTATACGGCGCGGCGTTCCTGTTATACGCGGCGGCGCTGGCGCGGTTGCCCCTGAATGTGGCCCATCCGGTGCTGACGGCGGGGGCGGTGGCGACGGTGGCGTTGTTTTCAGTGGTGTTTTTTCGTGAGGCTTTCCACTGGACGACCGGTGTGGGGATCTTGTTGGTGATAGCGGGCGTCGGGCTGATTACGGCTCGGGTGGCGTGATGGTGGAATCTATGAGTGCAACAAGCGAAGTGAATCCGGCTGAAAAAGCTGGCTGG
Coding sequences:
- a CDS encoding NAD(P)-dependent oxidoreductase; its protein translation is MNTHALIGFSGFVGSTLLRQQAFASRYRSSNIAEIEGKTFDTVVCAGAPAQKWIANREPEADRQTIDGLIAHLKTIRCKTFILISTVDVFANAQGVDEDSPVQEQGLHPYGLNRRRLERFVEQWFPEHLIVRLPGLVGPGLRKNVIYDFLNDNNLSAIDSRGVFQFYPMVNLWSDIQVALAAGLKCVHLTGAPVSVADIANQGFAMPFANSLANPPARYDMRTRHAALFGTTGDYQYSVRETLLAVRAYAQSEPRKQATEASA
- a CDS encoding sugar phosphate isomerase/epimerase family protein, which codes for MRLSISNIAWDVAEDEQIAALLASAGVDAIDIAPGKYFPQPAQATEQQALAVRDAWRARGIEITGMQALLFGTSGLNVFGDAASQAALLDHLEAVCRIAGWLGAPRLVFGSPKNRDRSGLDEQQAHAMAEVFFRRLGDIAQAHGVIICLEPNPTCYGANFMTNAAETARVVRLVDHPAVRMQFDTGALAINDEDPFAVLADCAELIGHVHASEPQLVPLGDGATDHARMAAALARYLPEQIVAIEMVATADQAHGQAIVRALDVATRHYRGAQA
- a CDS encoding SMR family transporter — protein: MSAKWLILMLGILSNASASVLVKLAMLPPRKFPSLADPMAALSNWPFWLGLGLYGAAFLLYAAALARLPLNVAHPVLTAGAVATVALFSVVFFREAFHWTTGVGILLVIAGVGLITARVA